The genomic segment TTTGCAATAAATAGAGATTAAAATATGAAAGGAGTCATGTGAGTAACTAGATGCTAAGTTCAAAATGAAGTAAATTTTTTCCTATTGATTTGATTGCTGTATTTAATAAAGCCATAGCTAAGCCTGTGAAAGggtttgctttttgtgtttctctttaTCTTGACGTTTCTGGAAAAGTGAAGACATCCTGCACTTCAGAGTCTGCTTAGTCAAATATGCAGTATAATAATTTATTCTGTCCTGTTACATTCTGATGCTTCCCAATGGAAGTATCATTCTGATACAGGTTTAAACTTATTCTGGGCTTGCAAAATATCagtcaaaatatatttcagaagtTCTTTTGCTGACAGTAACATAACTAACAGCTCATACTaacaagcaaaaaaatcttAGTTTGAAACCTGCATTGTCCTTTCCATCTCAGTCTTAGCATTCTTAGAAGGCTTAATTTTGCATTTAACAAAGTATGTAAGGTAAACTGAACAGTTTAGCCTGTTTGAATAAACGAGAACTTTCTCAGCTAGTGAGGTGAGGAgtaaaatagattaaaaactACTACTCATACTTTGGAGGATAATGACTGCCATAATCACTGCAAATACAATAAAATCTGTTAACTCCAAGAGTTGGCTAATATTTGAAGTACAATGTGGGACCAGTTTCAAATGCTACTGGGTGAGGATGACTGTATAAACTTTTCTATGGTCCTTCAAGGCTGACCATGGTTCTAGTAGAAATTTCGTCATACTACCATATCTTCACTTGATACAAATTATATTGCTTGTAATTCTTTAAAACACTCACAAACCACAGATCTTTTAACTGTTAGGAGTTGCTTGGAGTTCATTGAGAAACTGTAATAGTTAACATTTTATGCTGTAGATGGTGTACACATACACAAACCAGAAATCACTGTTACTTAATGTGTCATCCCCATCCAAACAAAGCCTCAAAAATCCTACCTAAAATCGTCCTTGGGTGAGTGGTAACAAATATAGAAAAGCTTAGGCAGTGGTGGttggattgagaactggctgaatgacaaagcccagagggtgttgatcagtggcacagaatcaagttgaaggcctgtggccagtggagttccacagggttTGATTCTgtgaccagtcttgttcaacatcttcattgatgacctggataaggggacagagtgtatccttagcaagttccctgatgacaccaaactgggaggactggctgattccccagaatgctgtgctgccattcaataaGATCTTGGCCAGCTTGAccagttgggcagagaggaacctcatgaggttcaacaaggacaagcgaagagttctgcacctggggaggaacaaccccatgcaccagtacaggctggggattgacttgctggagagcagctttgcagagagagacttgggagtcctagttaataataaactaaatgtgagccagcaatgtgcccttgtggtgaagaaggccaatgacatcttgggatgcatcaagaagagtgtagccaggaggtcaagggaggttctgctccccctctactctgccctggtgaagctgagagtccagctcaggaaggacagagaacttctggagagagtccagcacagggccaccgagatgatcaggggactggagcatcttccttattgAAGAAAGTCTGTAGGACATGGGACTTTTCAACCTGGAGGAGGCTGGCGGGGGGACTTCATTAAcacttagaagtatttaaaaggtgcgtgtcaagaggatggggtgacactgttttctgtattgtccagtgataggacaaggggtagtggacAACAGCTGCcgtacaaaaagttccacttaaaacataaggaaaagctacttTATGTAAGGAtgacggagcactggcacaggctgcccagggaggatgtggagtctccttttctagagttttcaaaacccacctggacacgttcccttGTCCTTtgtctaagtggacctgctttagcaggggagtagGACTAGATcttttagaggtcccttccaacccttaccattctatgaaatatgttgaacctcatacactGAGGTATGTTCTACTATGAAGGACCTGGTATTTAGAAGTGGCTAGGTTTAGCAAGTTATTAAAGTTACTCCAATGCATGTTCTGAAATAGTAATTCTCAGCAtaactttcttttcagtttgatccttatctcagttttctctgctttctcattCTGTGTTTGAGAAATTTACCTAACATTTAAAAACTTGAGCGTGGTGCTATCTATCTCCATTACATTGTGCTCCAAATCTTTTAACTGTTTTGTGCTATCAGGAAAATAGAAGTCTAGCTTAGCAATTCATGCTAGCAAGACATAAGTTTGTTTTAACTTTGAGCATGTTGGCCAACCAACTGATAGATTGGGTCCTAAGACCTTCAGACCTCTGACAGGAAAACAAACGCTTTACAGAGGTAGGCAAAGAATTTTGTTTATTGATTTGGATTAACTACATGTCCTGAGCTTtcatggaggacttcagcatttGACAAGGTCATGGCTGTAGCATACTGATGAAATCAGCTGATGTTGATTCTTATGCACAAGTACATCTGCTGTTCAGTGTCAAGAATCAGAAGAAATTCTGTTAAAGTGATTagaaataaaaggtgaaaaCCTCAATTACCAGTGTGAAACATCTCCTTATGAAGCATAGGCCAGATGCATAGAAGCATTCATTCCTCAGGACTATGTTGAATGTAGTGAGACATAATGTTATTAAATAAACCTGCAGTTTTAGTCATGTTAAGTACAAAGGACAATTAAGTGTCATTTAAGGTGTCTTAATGACTCACTTAAAAAAATGTCCCGTACTGAAATTCTTTTGTGTATTACTGAGAATTTCTCCTCAGCCACACTGAGCTTAGTAAGCAGGGGAGTGTGAGAGAAAGCACCTACCATTTTTCTTCAATAAACACAGCCAAGTACCCTGTAGGAACAGTCACGGAGCATGCTAATTTAGCTGAGTTTGCTTGGAGCTGACCACAAGATTCACAATTCATGGATGGAATTCAAGTGGAATTTTATGGTGGGCTGAAGGATCCTGATTAATGTGGTGTCTGTGTTTAGCAAACTGAACTGTCTCTCTTCTACAGCATGTAGTTTGTTGTGCTCTGTCCTGGGAGCCAATAAAccatataaattatttttatttaaattgctATGTGATGTTATTAACTGGCGCCATGCTGCCTTGAAAGTCATTTGCAACAGTACACTGATGATTATATCAGTTTTCTGAAATAGTATCATTTGATTTCATGATGAAGTTAGTCACTTAAGCCAGATTTTTAATCTCCTCTTGCTCCAGCAGAAAGGGATTTTATAACTATCTGAACAAGAATGCATTTCTAAAGGCTGAAAAAAGTATGCAATAACTCAGAGTTGTTAACATGACTGATGTCACCATTCTAATAGTCATTTTTAGAGTGTGTTGTGCATCTGCAGGTGATATCCTATAGAGGCAGGAATTGTAGCACTAATAACAAATGGTAGGGCTTACTAATCACATTTTTAAGCCTCTATCTGAGAGTTTAGGAATGATGGAAGAAGTATCTTAATCATGAAGCTGTTTGAAGTAGTTTGCAATTTTCTCCAATTCTcagtatttacatttttttgtaCACTACAGATAGCTCGTGAAGTAAAGTGATATGATCACAACAAGCAGGAATCACAATGATCTAGTAACTGTTGAAGTGATCCCAAAGACTTCTCCTGAAAAAGCTGGGCCCTCAGGAAAGCAAAAGTGAGATTCAGACATAGAAACTTAAAGGAAGGTGAAAGATGCACATTGCTGCAGTATTAACAATCAAGAAGGCAAGAAAAGTTGTGGAGAAAGTCACGTGTACACTTTGTATCAATATCAGTTCTGTAGTTCTTTCTATCAAATCACCAATACTTTAAAGACACATCTAATAAAATACTTAAAGTTCTTATAGACAAAAATACTAGTCCAAAATTGCTTTCTGCAAGTATTTTGGTGTAGCTGGTACTTAGCCTTGAGTAAATAGCCAGTAACTTCCCCTGACTAGTAGTTTCTTAGATGCTTCCTACTTACTGGTGTGACCAGAATTGTTTAGTCTTAAATGCTTAGTCTTAAACAATCCAGTACCTACCTTCTGCACAAGCCTATTCAGTGAGAAGGCAATAGTTACTGAATATGTCAGAGAAACCAGTTTTGGCTGCTGTCTTTCAAAACATAACTAAGAAGGTCACAAAGGGAGTCTAATATTTATTCATGCACTAGAAAAGTGGAAAGCTATACTCGTGTCTTTGGGATGGAGCACTGATGTCCACTCCATAGGCTTTTTTGAGATGCTGAGAGATCTGTCAGTTGAAGATGTCTATTGTAGCAGAGAATTTATGTATGGACAAAACCATGTCTCATTTAAGTCAggcataagagaaaaaaaatgccaatgTGCTTCCAATTCCAAATACTTTTCAGGGAGTTCTCTTAAACACAAAAGGCATGAACTAGTCCTTTGAACAGATACTAGAATTTCACTACAGCCTTAACTTGACCCAAGGAAAgaatttgctgcttctgtttgtaGTGAAAACTTGTGGCATTAGCCTACTTGTACAATGATTTTAACTTCTGTTAGCAAACAACCTCaaaacaaaccaccttttaggtAGACAATGTAAAACATCACTGCCATGTGTCCAGGCATAACTGTTACATCGAATAACTAATAATAAAATCAAGGAGGCCACTTCATTATGGCTGTGACTTTGTATACTTAATCTTATCCATAAAACCCGAACAAATGTAGGCTACAACCATCTGAACTGAAAGGAAATTAAGTTATGCTGCTCAAGGGGAGTACATTGAGGTGTGGAAAGTTGCAGCAGCATGTGAATTACAGGGTGTAGCTACCCTTGCATAAAAGTCAGGGCTTCTGGAGTGTCCTTAAGCATGGCTTATTTGTATGAAATGttccaaactattttttttccactctcctcAAACTATACATCCAAATTATTCAAGGCTCAATTATTTGTGATTGCTGCTTGCAACATGCAGGAGGAAGACTTCATTAAAGTCACCTCACTGTTGACCCAGCTGTCAGGGATTCTCTGGTTCTAATCCTTCTACTCAAGTAGAGCCCTAGGTAGTCTGACTATGTGTGAAAGACAAGCAGCAATTTGAAGTATCAGTATTTATGTCATgaagaaatcagaaagaaaacttttattCTCCATGCTAAGCTCTGACCCAAAATTGCTGCAAAATGAGTGGGCCAACAAGATGTTTTAGCTCATTGTTAAAGGTCTTTATACCAGATAAATGTTCTTTGTAATGTATCCTTGTAATGACTGGCAGTGTGCCTGCCTAACATGACAAATGCTACATTTGCAAGTGTTATATACCTTGatattttaatctttatttaTGCAGGGACTCAAACCAATAGTTTCCACTGAATCCCCACCTCTGATTTTTGGGACAACAAGTAAACTTGCTTCAGATTTACCAGCAACTGAATCTTTCTTGGGTAAAAACAAGGTGCCAGACCTACAGAAACTTTTTCAGGTAATGACAATTTTGAGAGTAACTTAAAGAAAACTGGAGAGCGGGACACATCtatctttattttaatgtgTCTAATTACTTTGTCATTACAAAATGTTTGTTATCAAGAAAGTCAAGTACAGTATAACCTATATACATATACTATACTACAAGGTATATGTATGCCTTGTATAGGAGATAAATACAAAAAGTGGAAAGTCTAATAACCCTGTCTGTCTTTTCTCTGGCTTCAGAAAATGCTTACTGTATTACCTGAATACTGGAAGCACTTTCTGTCTGGAAATCCAAGCCCATGTCTTAAAGCAAATCCGGAGGGGAAGATCAGATCACTATTGTATAGTAATTTGAATATTACTGAAGCTGTTTATAATGCTGTATAAGAAGAGCACAGTCAAATTTTCAAAGCCAGTTTGTAGCTATGTGATTTCTAAGCATTCTGGGACTTCTCATAAAACAAATCagttaaggggtttttttccaaaaaacaTTAAGAATATGCTTTATATAATGTTCCCTTTTCTCTCTTACATGCCACTTGCATTTGGAATGTGTCAGTATGACTTGGTGAATAATTTTTTATACATATCTTTTCACATTCTTTTGTTAGTgacactttttccatccaagtCCTCTTTAGAAATATATTCTTTCTATCTGCACTTAACAGCTTTGGCTAATAAAATTAACTTGCCTTTGCATTTGTCTTGCTAAGTGTGAAACACATAACACACTTGATTGTACATAGCCTGTTTATCAAGAGGTTTCCCTCATGGAAGTCTCTTAATTTACTTGAGGTGGCTTGTTCCTTAGTGCCTTGGTATGGgccttaatttcttttattatttgttttcttcttaatctCTCCCACAGAAAGCAGATGGGCTGCCAGTACACCTGAAACGAGGAGTTCCAGATAAGCTGCTTTATCGGACCACTATGGCTCTAACAATAGGCGGGACTATCTACTGTCTAATAGCACTGTACATGGCCTCACAACCAAGAAACCAGAAATAAATGAAGCACAACTCATGGGACTCGTGACACTTCTCTGAAGGACCTCCTGCCTGTATCTCTTTGCACTTGCTTTAACTCTGTGATCATATAAGGTTCACTATTCAGATGAAAtttcttgaagaaaatattttaaaattgattgCCTTATGTGTTCTAGAAATCAGTATAAACAGACTTAAAGACATCATTTTGACATATGGTTGTAGCTTTGCATTTGTTGTCTTGCAGGAGTGCATGAGCAGTTGGAGAAAGttaagcttttcctttcttccctcccccaAATTACTGTTGGAGATAGGACAGAACAAATACTTTATAGGCTGTGTTCCACATTCTTTAGTGGGAGGTTGCTGCTGATTTCCAaaacaataaaagcaaataatttaattattatAACATACTGGGAACCTGTTTCTGACATACACAGCTCATTTTACATAAGCAGGTGGCCATGGATTTTTTCCAAACTCTGATATATTATTAAATAATTTGTACCTCtggtgataggacaaagggcttATCACCTTGGAGCATTAGAAGTGGATTTATTCCATAATGTTAGCATCCCTGTGTGCAGCAGAGTACACCAGTATTGTAGCATCAGCTGTACCAGTTTTTGGACTTCCATTTGTCAAACTGTCTTATTGTGCAATAAAGACAAATGCATGAATAATAAGACAGGCAAGTATTGAAAGTCTCAGACCACTTCAGCTGGCCTGATAGTGAAATAAACATATTGgtacattttcatttaagt from the Colius striatus isolate bColStr4 chromosome 2, bColStr4.1.hap1, whole genome shotgun sequence genome contains:
- the LOC104564152 gene encoding cytochrome c oxidase subunit 7A-related protein, mitochondrial isoform X1: MYYKFSGVTQRLIGAAAAAAYNPQGLKPIVSTESPPLIFGTTSKLASDLPATESFLGKNKVPDLQKLFQKADGLPVHLKRGVPDKLLYRTTMALTIGGTIYCLIALYMASQPRNQK
- the LOC104564152 gene encoding cytochrome c oxidase subunit 7A-related protein, mitochondrial isoform X2; translation: MYYKFSGVTQRLIGAAAAAAYNPQKADGLPVHLKRGVPDKLLYRTTMALTIGGTIYCLIALYMASQPRNQK